One Triticum dicoccoides isolate Atlit2015 ecotype Zavitan chromosome 3B, WEW_v2.0, whole genome shotgun sequence genomic window, TGACACGTTGCATGCCAAttactcgcaaaaaaaaaaagacacGCTGAGTGCCAACTGTGGCACATATTTTCTGATTGCACGCCCAATGTGCATCAGCATGATATAACATTTTAAAAAAGAACGCATGCAAGCATTTTTTGTCTCCATTTATTTTTCTAGAAAGGAACATCTGCATGCTGATCGAGTAGAACTCGACGGAGCAGGACGGGGACAGAATTATGGAGGACGGGACGACTCGACGAGCTTGCTAGGCAAGCAACTAGCGAGAAGAGATCATCATCTGTTGAAGATCTAAAAAAGATGAGCATAAGGTTTCCATAAGACCGCGCGAAACGGCCGGGTTCCACAATCATGATGAAGATTAGTGGGAGATCGATCACGGAACAGAGCAATAGCACTACCAAGCATCCAAATGCATACAACAGAATAGATCAGTAAGAGCATAACACTACCCTAGCCTAGCTAGTCATGTGCTCCTGACCGCAGGGTGTTCGTCCGCGGAACTTCTCTCATGTCCTGCCTGCAGCCGACTTGCTATTGGGTCTTCCTCGTCCCTCGGTCATGGCTAATtcccttgcgccgccgccgccgctgccacggcCGCATTCCAGGCCTGTATCCCCATCCTCATGCCGACTACGCAAGCTGCCAGCGCCATGACAGCTACGACTAGGAGGAAGATGATGGCAATGCACACCGTCAGGGCGACGTTCTCCTTTATCATCCTCCCTGCAGCGCATGCAATGCATCACAAGTCAGAGACAGCCAGAACGATCATCCTCAAGAAATTTACCGGCCGGTGATCAGCTGAGCTACTCACGGGTCTGCTCTCCCAGGGGCAGCGGCGGTGCCGATATCTCGAAGCGAAGGTAGCAGTTGGAACCGAGGACAGCGGCCACGCTTCCTTGCACGGCGCCGGCGGCGGCCCCCCAGCTCCTGGCCATCTGCAGCGCCGAGTCCCGCAGGCACCGGGCGCACTCCGTCGCGGCGCGGTCCGTCGCGCACTGTGCCAGCACGCGCACCGTGTCGCCGTTGCTCGCCGTGGCGGTCGCGTTGACGGCGGGCAGCTGACCGTTCGCGGACCGCGGGACCAGGGACTGCGCCACGGTCACGAGCTTCTGCACGTCGGCGTCGTCGAGGCGCGGGACGGCGTCCCCGGAGAAGGTCACCGCGCCGATGTCGTCGTCCGCGCGGGCGGAGGAGGAAGCGTTGGTGTCGGCGTAGCCCAGAAAGCAGCCATCGTTCAGGAAGCCCGCGCGCCGGCTGGCGTCGCCGCACTGGCCGGTGATCTTTCTGCCGGCGTCGGACAGGCAGCGGAGGCACGGGTCGGGCGCGGGGTCGCCGAAGCAGAAGCCGCGGGCGAGCGCGCCGCCGGCCCCCAGCGAGGCGAAGCCCGTCCGCGCGGCGGCCGAGGGGAGGGCGTCGAGGAGCGGGAGGAGACCGCCGCTGCCGTTGACGGTGGGCGTCGGCGGCGGGTAGCACCTGGTCACGATGACCTCGGGGGTGGTGCCGGTGGGCGTCGGCGGCGGGTAGCACTTGGTCACGATGACCTCGGGGGCGGTGCCGGTGACCGCCGTCATGGCGgcgacgagggagaggaggaggaggaggggaaggcgGCGGGAGAGCGCCATGTGAGTGTGAGTGGGCGATTCTAGGGGCATGCAGTGGTGAAACGGTGGGAGGAGGAGCCGAGGAGAGTAGTGATCATGAGCTGGAGCTGCTAATGTATGCACCCAGTGCTAGCTGCTGCATCGATTTGGAGAGGGTGGAGCCGATCGAGCGCTGCGCTGCGCTGCGTGGCTTCCTTCGTTGCCATTCCAGGCAACGTGGCGACGCCGATCGGCCCTGAGCTAAGATCGGGATCTGCCAAAGGCATGGCGAGCGTTGCATGGTTTTTGCCTCGTCCGTCCACCAGAAGCTTTCCGCGCACTTTCCTTCCCCTGTCTACCTCGGGGCGCAGTGGTGTGGTGGTGGGTATCCATGCGCCGAGCAGAAACGTTTGTTCAAGTGCAACACCAGCACTCGTTACTGTTCCTGCCTACCTCGGACGTCGTCACGCCATTGTCTGGATCAACCAGGGTCCTCCACAGGCCACTGATACACTCATCTGTGATCTCACACGAGCAACCAGCGAGGTGCTACAGGAACTTCTCCTAAACACGTGTAATCAGAAATATGACTACATCATCGTACGGCGGATAATATACTGTAAATGAGAAGCTCATCTAGTTTAAAGGAAGCATCAACTAGATGGAGGTAAATACACCAGTGATGCTTGAACTTGCCATGGATGTGCACTTTAGTGCCTGAACTTGCAAAATATATTGAACTGGTTCAATAACTTGGCATGAACGTGCATATACGGTTCAAATGACGTTTGTATACATCCGCGAAGCTGAGGAGGCACGCCAGCATGCCATGAGGTCCGCTGTCATTGACAAGGGGGTGTGGCCTATTTTTTGTGGGGAAACCTCGGGAATTATTTTCTTACAATAAGGCCATCATGGCGAAACTGACAAATTATAAAATAAAAACTAGGAGTATAACTATAAGATACAAATTAAAACTGGTGTGCTGGATCGAACCAACGACGTACCACTCAAGTGCATGCGGCTAACCACTCGACAACTTCACATTTGCTGATATTTAATGATTCATAACCTTTATAAACATTTGGCTGaacaaaataaatagaaataatCCAGCAAAAACAGCATCGGATCTGTGACCCGAACATCAGAACAAAGCTTGTAGACCAAGCACGGATGCCACTCCGACCAATGAGTTGTCATGTATCAAAAGTACAAGTACTCTTTATGACTGTATAACAAACATAATTTCAAAATATTGCAATAATCTTCGTatcattttaaaaataattcatgtGTTATTTAAAAACATATTCATtaaattgaaaatatttatgaatgagTAAAATGTTTGTATGATTCAGGCATTATTCATGTGAGGATCCGCGGTCTAATGACACACTAGGCTtgtattttttctaaaaaaacacAAACTTATATAATATATAAACTTTTTAAAACAACACAATTTTTTGTTAAAGCATGAACACATTGATATACTACATAAATAGTTTACTAAAAAtgctaaaattaaaaattatatgcaaatttATTTAAATACATGAATGTTTCAAAATCActttaatatttttttaaataaaagcATCTTTTCAAATTATAAATTTTATTCTAATTCATAATTTTATTATGTGTAGTTCTATTAAATTTCTGCATATGTATTTCATGAAATTATATGATTTTTTAACATAATTTGTTTTACATATATGAATATTGTTTGTAACGTGATAATAATTAACATATTTTTTAAATGAAATGAAAAAGAACAAACCCGTTGAAACTTGATCCACACCGTGGTCCATTTTAGTCACACGGGCTCGTTATATTATAAACCTAAATTTATCATTTTACCATTCAACGTCGTCGGTTATAGTGGTACGTGCAGCCGCTATATAGCTCCtggttgcaggttcaaagcaatggCACTATATTGCTGGAATAATATTTTTAATTTACATTGTTCAGCCTTATGTTTATAAAGTGTATGAATCCTTTCCTGACACTAAATTTGAACGGGTAGATTGGCTAGGCACGCACACCTGCGCGTGTGGTTCAAACCCCGGACCAGTTTATTTTCTCTTTGAGGGCCTTTTTGTAGAAAAATTTATTCTAGGGGGTTTTCGGCAAAAAAAACCAGGCCATACGCCTTGTCCCTTACATCCTGGAGTGCCTAGTTGGCGTCATGGACGTATAAAAACAAGATTTGAACCATATATGCACGTCCATGCCAAGTTACGGAACCAGTTCAATGTATTTTGCAAGTTCAGGCACCAAAGTGCACATTCGTGGCAAGTTCAAGCACCTGTGATGTATTTACTCTTAAAGGAAGCATCAACGAGTGCGGCGTTTCTGTGACCGGGCTCCACGAACCCCGgaatttttgaaaatttcaaagttcAAACTTTTTTATTTCAAAAAGATCTGAAAAATATGCAAGTATACGAGGATGAAATGTATATGTGTATAAAAATTTAGGATGAAATATGTTGAAAtgcgacctgccaagaagcaaattCAGGGACTTTGAGGATGAATAGCATCATGTGCTAAAAAGGCCCGTAATTTTTTTTTCACAGCCCTCATTTCAACGCATTTCTCTAAGTATTCTTCGCTGCAGCTCGTCCGGGCGCGACCGACGGCCGGGGAGCAGATGGGTGCCCGCACGCTGTTCGCTGCAATGCCCAGAGCGGGGGAGCCCACAACGCGGACAAGAAGATGCTCAACATCATCACGACGGAGGTGAGGTAGGAGGAGAGGGCTATGACGACGGGCAGGTGGAAGATTCAGATCCCACCCAGTCCGGCAACTACCAGCAGCAACAGTCCCAACAaccggagggggaggaggaggaggacggtgacgacgatgatccgaATGATACGACCGGCGATCCGAAAAAACTCCTTCGCATGTGCAACGAGAATGACACTTGGAAGCGATTTTTCGTTGCGTTCGGACGTTTAGATCTGCACTCGGTGATACAAATGAGAAGCTCGTCTAGCAGGGCGCCAAGCATCAGCaagcaaaaagagagagagagagagagagagagagagagagaggttaaacTAGCTTGAGAGGTTGTGGTCTGTCTCGATCACTTTGCAGGAGAGTGGCTCCGAGGACCCGCCCCAGCGTCCGGTTATGCTTATGCATGCGGGCCCGCGTCCATTGCTGCCGTATCACCGATTTAGTAAAGGTGGAGCGCGCCGTGTAACTTTTTTCCTTTGCCGTTTCATGCAACGGGACGACAGACACCGAGCTGCACCCCGCACACTGGTAGCGTGGGCACCAGCCTCGTGGGAAAGCACTCCGAGCGCCGCACAGCTTTCGACGCATCCCCGTGGTTATTTCGCTGCTATCTACGCTTCTTCTGAAGAACGAANNNNNNNNNNNNNNNNNNNNNNNNNNNNNNNNNNNNNNNNNNNNNNNNNNNNNNNNNNNNNNNNNNNNNNNNNNNNNNNNNNNNNNNNNNNNNNNNNNNNNNNNNNNNNNNNNNNNNNNNNNNNNNNNNNNNNNNNNNNNNNNNNNNNNNNNNNNNNNNNNNNNNNNNNNNNNNNNNNNNNNNNNNNNNNNNNNNNNNNNNNNNNNNNNNNNNNNNNNNNNNNNNNNNNNNNNNNNNNNNNNNNNNNNNNNNNNNNNNNNNNNNNNNNNNNNNNNNNNNNNNNNNNNNNNNNNNNNNNNNNNNNNNNNNNAGATGATTGAGATCTTTTCAATTAAAATTTCGTTTTCGAATATGATTTGTATTTACGAATCACTAACGTCAAGACCTTCAAACCAAGTCCAATCCTGGGTGCATTTGAAGCTAATTTAAATTTTAGTCATTTTCAGTTTCACAAAAAAGTTATTTCAACTATTTAACTATTTCAAAAGGTGGCTTTAACTATTTGTAAAACTGGAACGTTCTAAGTGAAATATATATCAGAAATATGTGTATTCAATTTCACAAGTTAAATAAACTGTTTCACGTAATCTAAATATCCGTTTGGCATATTTGAAGAAAATCTATTTCACATATGGCGAAAACCCTATTTCATACATTAACAAAATCTATGTTACACATTTTGGTTTCACATATCGAGGCCAAATTTGTTACACATATTTAAAAAATTCAGTTTCACACATTGAAACGCTATATGTTTCACATCATTGAGATCTGTTCGATACATTGAATAAAATATGTTTCACATATTTTAAATATCAGTTCACACAGTGAAACAAAATCAATTCTGCATAATTTAATATTTTGTTTCGCATATTGAAACCAAAATTGGTTTCCCATATTGAAACATCTCACTTTGACATGTTTGACATTGATAATTTCAATATGTGAAAGTGATAATTTCAATGCGTGACTGATTGTTTTCTACCCCCTCTGTTTCTAAAAATAAGCCCTTTCAGAAATTTCAATATGGAATTGAATGTATATAAACGGATTTTAGAGTGTACACTCATTTTGTTCTATATGTTATCTGTAGTGAAtctctaaaagggcttatatttagaaacagagggagtaatataaaGTGTTTTACTTTTTTTGAAAGATTGGCCTATCCAGTTGCCGGTGGCCTAGTACTCCCTGAGTGTTGTTCCACCACAAACGAACTACGGCGCCCAGTCCGGGT contains:
- the LOC119282003 gene encoding plasmodesmata-located protein 5-like, yielding MALSRRLPLLLLLSLVAAMTAVTGTAPEVIVTKCYPPPTPTVNGSGGLLPLLDALPSAAARTGFASLGAGGALARGFCFGDPAPDPCLRCLSDAGRKITGQCGDASRRAGFLNDGCFLGYADTNASSSARADDDIGAVTFSGDAVPRLDDADVQKLVTVAQSLVPRSANGQLPAVNATATASNGDTVRVLAQCATDRAATECARCLRDSALQMARSWGAAAGAVQGSVAAVLGSNCYLRFEISAPPLPLGEQTRRMIKENVALTVCIAIIFLLVVAVMALAACVVGMRMGIQAWNAAVAAAAAAQGN